AAAGGTTGCCTCAGAATTTAATGCAAATGAGACGTTCAAAGATTACCTGGGAATACAGATAACTAGAGCTAATGCCATGCTTCTCATAGCAGCTCTAAAGGAAAGAGCATATCCTGAAGTCGTTAGTGATTTTTGGGAGGCTTGGAGGGCAATACAATTAAAAAGAATTCCAGTCATGGGTGGTACTCATCCAGGACATACAACAGATGCTGTTTCAGCTTTATTAGCTGAATTCCTTGGAGCAGATTTGTTAATCGTTATAACAAACGTTGATGGTGTATACACGGATGATCCCAGGAAAAATCCAAATGCAAAGAAAATCAGTAAAATGAAAGCCCAAGAATTAGTGGAATTGGTAAGTAAGAGTGCAGGTGGCGCTGGAGCAAGTACCATAATAGATCCATTAGCAGCTCAGATAATAGCTAGAAGTGGAATAAAAACTTACGTTATCGGAAAAGCTGATGCACTAAAGCTCTTTGATGTTATTAAGGGAAACCACAATGGAACAACAATTGAGCCTTGACATCTATTAAGCTTCAACATGTATCATTTTGATCATGAATGTCTTGAATATATGTTGTAGAAGCATGATGGTATGTAAAAATAATAACAAATTGCTTAATGAATTCTTAAACTTATTAAGTTATGTTACATTAGTACTCATAATTTCTCAACAAAATAGTATGGAAGTCGAAAACTTTATTAGCGAGTTGAAATGTTAATATAACTTCGAGCAACCTCAAAGGTGATGGAGGATGAATAGGAGTCTGTTAAGTATCCTTTTGGTTGGTGTTTTGGTGCTTGGTGTTGTGGCTAGTGGTTGTATTGGTGGTGGTACACCAACTCAGACGGCATCGCCAACTCAGTCTCCTACTGGTTCTCCAACTCAAACCCAGTCGCCAACCCCCACTCAACCTCAACCCCAGGGTGTTACCCAGGCTATTCTCGAGTTGGGTAAGGTTACAGTCGTTGATACTGGCACTGCAATAGTCGTTGTTGGGCCAAAAGGCGCCGAACCAACAGTTAAAATACCAAGCGGC
The window above is part of the Pyrococcus sp. NA2 genome. Proteins encoded here:
- the pyrH gene encoding UMP kinase, giving the protein MRIVFDIGGSVLVPDKPDIEFIKGIAYELTKVSEDHEIAIVVGGGKVAREYIKVASEFNANETFKDYLGIQITRANAMLLIAALKERAYPEVVSDFWEAWRAIQLKRIPVMGGTHPGHTTDAVSALLAEFLGADLLIVITNVDGVYTDDPRKNPNAKKISKMKAQELVELVSKSAGGAGASTIIDPLAAQIIARSGIKTYVIGKADALKLFDVIKGNHNGTTIEP